A single window of Kitasatospora sp. HUAS MG31 DNA harbors:
- a CDS encoding DUF4142 domain-containing protein gives MVFTVAALMVPIARSASSYRSPQAAEATPGTVDTATGPLTPLDRDFVKRVRLAGLWELPAGRMALAKGGTPEVKTAGQHLVDGHTDLDRADLAAASALGMQVPNEPNDQQKGWLKQLEEAQGPEFDRLFANILRNAHGQVFAVVAQVRASTQNSTVRDLATVANSTVLDHMTVLEDTRLVSYGNLTGPSSGTSSPTAGPAKR, from the coding sequence ATGGTCTTCACGGTGGCGGCCCTGATGGTCCCCATCGCCCGCTCGGCGAGCTCGTACCGCAGCCCGCAGGCGGCGGAGGCGACCCCGGGCACGGTGGACACCGCGACCGGTCCGCTGACCCCGCTCGACCGGGACTTCGTCAAACGCGTCCGGCTGGCCGGGCTGTGGGAGCTGCCGGCCGGCCGGATGGCGCTGGCCAAGGGCGGGACCCCCGAGGTCAAGACCGCGGGCCAGCACCTGGTCGACGGGCACACCGATCTCGACCGGGCCGACCTGGCCGCCGCCTCCGCCCTGGGGATGCAGGTGCCCAACGAGCCCAACGACCAGCAGAAGGGCTGGCTGAAGCAGTTGGAGGAGGCCCAGGGGCCGGAGTTCGACCGGCTGTTCGCGAACATCCTGCGCAACGCCCACGGCCAGGTGTTCGCCGTGGTCGCCCAGGTGCGCGCCAGCACCCAGAACTCCACGGTCCGGGACCTCGCGACCGTGGCCAACTCCACGGTGCTCGACCACATGACCGTGCTGGAGGACACCCGGCTGGTGAGCTACGGCAACCTCACCGGACCGTCGTCCGGCACCTCCTCGCCGACCGCGGGACCGGCCAAGCGCTGA
- a CDS encoding LysR family transcriptional regulator, whose protein sequence is MRLNLNQLAIFAQVIESEGFSAASQVLFLSQSSVSKQVQNLELALRTQLVDRSGPRIRPTLAGEVLLAQTKEVLALAEQAVQAVQAAALLRTEPLVIGSTGTISTQFLPSVLHEVRRREPAAQFNLVVGPADQLAEALEEGRVGIALSGGPLPPGRYRSERLAADDMLLICPADHPLAGRSISPAELEGETFLLRECGSQTRRQLTDLLHTWELTGARTLDLWGTEGVKEAVRIGLGVGLVPRRSVRLELRHGELAELTVHPGPERRTLTASWTLARPLTAYEQLLIPIFQEVARAEAEPLAGLAAARA, encoded by the coding sequence ATGCGACTGAACCTCAATCAACTGGCGATATTCGCTCAGGTCATCGAGTCCGAGGGCTTCTCGGCAGCGAGCCAAGTCCTGTTCCTGAGCCAGTCCTCCGTGTCGAAACAGGTGCAGAACCTGGAGCTCGCCCTCCGCACCCAACTGGTCGACCGCTCGGGGCCGAGGATCCGTCCCACCCTGGCCGGCGAGGTCCTCCTCGCCCAGACCAAGGAGGTCCTCGCACTGGCCGAACAGGCGGTGCAGGCCGTCCAGGCGGCGGCGCTGCTGCGCACCGAACCGCTGGTGATCGGCAGCACCGGCACCATCAGCACGCAGTTCCTGCCCTCGGTGCTGCACGAGGTCCGGCGCCGCGAGCCCGCCGCCCAGTTCAACCTGGTCGTCGGCCCCGCCGACCAGCTCGCCGAGGCCCTGGAGGAGGGGCGGGTCGGCATCGCACTGAGCGGCGGCCCGCTGCCGCCCGGCCGGTACCGCTCGGAACGGCTCGCCGCCGACGACATGCTGCTGATCTGCCCGGCCGACCACCCCCTGGCGGGACGGTCGATCAGCCCCGCCGAACTGGAGGGCGAGACCTTCCTGCTCCGCGAGTGCGGATCGCAGACCCGCCGTCAGCTGACCGACCTGCTGCACACCTGGGAGCTGACCGGCGCCCGCACCCTGGACCTGTGGGGCACCGAGGGCGTCAAGGAGGCCGTCCGGATCGGCCTCGGCGTGGGCCTGGTGCCGCGCCGGTCCGTCCGCCTCGAACTGAGGCACGGCGAACTCGCCGAGCTGACCGTCCACCCCGGCCCCGAACGCCGCACCCTGACGGCCAGTTGGACCCTGGCCCGCCCGCTCACCGCGTACGAGCAGCTGCTGATCCCGATCTTCCAGGAGGTGGCCCGCGCCGAAGCGGAGCCACTGGCCGGCCTGGCCGCCGCGAGGGCGTGA
- a CDS encoding RCC1 domain-containing protein, with product MAPPAPASASPFLANGTVESWGENDKGRLGNGTLDNSSTPVTSLTALTGVDKIAAPVGGDFSLAN from the coding sequence GTGGCTCCGCCGGCTCCGGCTTCGGCCTCGCCTTTTCTCGCCAACGGCACCGTCGAGTCCTGGGGCGAGAACGACAAGGGCCGGCTCGGCAACGGCACCCTCGACAACAGCAGCACCCCGGTGACCTCGCTCACCGCGCTGACCGGGGTCGACAAGATCGCGGCACCGGTGGGCGGTGACTTCAGCCTGGCCAACTGA
- a CDS encoding SpoIIE family protein phosphatase encodes MVEQPDRVRPVSKRSLVAKSPLGKSPRSVAGQVFVLQVAVVVLLVLGAILALVLESRRASDTEARNRSVAVAQTFAHSPGLLDTLKSPSPTTTLQPLTEAARQEAGVDFIVVMDTHGTRYTHPLPDRIGQQFVGTIGPSLAGQVYTESVHGPLGHEVQAVVPVKAPDGSVVALVSAGLKVKNVTSAGNRQLPVILVTGAAALAVATTGTALIARRLKRQTRGLGPTEMTRMYEHHNAVLHAVREGVVIVGQDGRLLLANDEAKELLDLPADPEGRHLAELPDLDPDTVELLLSGRTATDEVHRAGGRLLVVNQRPTDRHGGAMGTVATIRDSTELLALAGKAEVAGNRLALLYEAGTGIGTSLDVVRTAEELAQIAVPGFADFVTVDLSDPVLHGDEPTGTGLNLRRVAVNGIREDHPFYPRGRLIDFVPSTPQAQGFGNGRSQVVPDLSVAHGWLAQDPEWTRRIVDYGVHSLITIPVTARGIILGVAAFWRSQKPEPFDDGDRSVGEELVARAAVSIDNARRYTREHAMAVTLQRSLLPRALPEQSALDVAHRYLPAQSGVSGDWFDVIPLPGSRVALVVGDVVGHGLHAAATMGRLRTAVHNFSALDLPPDELLGHLDELVNRIDQEESDTGSGTGVTGATCLYAIYDPVSRLCTIATAGHPAPALVSPDGSVVFPELPIGPPLGAGGMPFETAQVHLEEGTQIVLYTDGLIEERTRDFDVGMELLRDALSHSGRQPEENCRAVLEALLPDRPQDDVALLIAETRVLGSDRVAEREVPSDPAAVADVRAWITATLDAWDLTDLTFATELVLSELVTNAIRYGSAPVRVRLLRDRSLICEVADGSSTSPHLKYAATTDEGGRGLFLVAQLTEHWGTRYTPQGKIIWAEQPLPASARNPAGTEDGLAAARPEASPRPADRVASW; translated from the coding sequence ATGGTCGAACAGCCCGACCGGGTCCGGCCCGTGTCGAAGCGGTCGCTGGTGGCGAAGAGTCCTCTCGGGAAGAGTCCTCGGAGCGTTGCCGGCCAGGTCTTCGTGCTCCAGGTCGCGGTGGTGGTGCTGCTCGTCCTCGGGGCGATCCTGGCGCTGGTCCTGGAGTCGCGGCGGGCCAGCGACACCGAGGCCCGCAATCGATCGGTGGCCGTCGCGCAGACCTTCGCGCACTCCCCCGGCCTTCTCGACACGCTGAAGTCCCCCTCGCCGACCACCACGCTCCAGCCCCTGACGGAGGCGGCGCGCCAGGAGGCCGGTGTCGACTTCATCGTGGTCATGGACACCCACGGGACCCGGTACACGCACCCCCTGCCGGACCGGATCGGCCAGCAGTTCGTCGGCACGATCGGCCCCTCGCTGGCCGGCCAGGTCTACACCGAGAGCGTGCACGGTCCGCTCGGCCACGAGGTCCAGGCGGTCGTCCCCGTCAAGGCCCCCGACGGCTCGGTGGTCGCCCTGGTGTCGGCCGGGCTCAAGGTCAAGAACGTCACCTCGGCCGGCAACCGGCAGCTGCCCGTCATCCTCGTCACCGGCGCCGCCGCCCTCGCGGTGGCCACGACCGGGACCGCCCTGATCGCCAGGCGGCTGAAGCGCCAGACCCGCGGCCTGGGCCCCACCGAGATGACCCGCATGTACGAGCACCACAACGCCGTCCTGCACGCGGTGCGGGAGGGCGTGGTCATCGTCGGGCAGGACGGCCGGCTGCTCCTCGCGAACGACGAGGCGAAGGAGCTGCTCGACCTGCCGGCCGACCCGGAGGGCCGGCACCTGGCCGAGCTGCCGGACCTCGACCCCGACACCGTGGAACTGCTGCTGTCGGGCAGGACCGCCACGGACGAGGTGCACCGGGCGGGCGGCCGGCTGCTCGTGGTGAACCAGCGGCCGACCGACCGCCACGGCGGAGCGATGGGCACGGTCGCGACGATCCGCGACTCCACGGAGCTCCTCGCCCTGGCCGGCAAGGCCGAGGTGGCCGGGAACCGGCTCGCCCTGCTGTACGAGGCCGGCACCGGCATCGGGACCTCCCTCGACGTCGTGCGCACGGCCGAGGAGCTGGCCCAGATCGCCGTCCCCGGCTTCGCGGACTTCGTCACCGTCGACCTCTCCGACCCCGTCCTGCACGGCGACGAACCCACCGGCACCGGCCTGAACCTGCGCCGGGTCGCCGTCAACGGGATCCGTGAGGACCACCCCTTCTACCCGCGCGGCAGGCTGATCGACTTCGTCCCCTCCACCCCCCAGGCCCAGGGCTTCGGCAACGGCCGGTCCCAGGTGGTGCCCGACCTGTCGGTGGCCCACGGCTGGCTGGCCCAGGACCCGGAGTGGACCCGGCGGATCGTCGACTACGGCGTGCACTCGCTCATCACCATTCCGGTGACGGCGCGCGGCATCATCCTGGGCGTCGCCGCCTTCTGGCGGTCGCAGAAACCCGAACCGTTCGACGACGGGGACCGGTCCGTCGGCGAGGAACTGGTCGCACGGGCGGCGGTCAGCATCGACAACGCCCGCCGCTACACGCGCGAGCACGCCATGGCCGTGACCCTGCAGCGCAGCCTGCTGCCGCGCGCCCTGCCGGAACAGAGCGCCCTCGACGTCGCGCACCGTTACCTGCCGGCCCAGTCCGGGGTCAGCGGCGACTGGTTCGACGTGATCCCGCTGCCCGGCAGCCGGGTGGCCCTCGTCGTGGGCGACGTCGTCGGCCACGGCCTGCACGCCGCGGCCACCATGGGCCGCCTGCGCACCGCCGTGCACAACTTCTCCGCCCTCGACCTCCCGCCCGACGAGCTGCTCGGCCACCTTGACGAGCTGGTGAACCGCATCGACCAGGAGGAGAGCGACACCGGTTCCGGGACGGGCGTCACCGGGGCCACCTGCCTCTACGCGATCTACGACCCGGTCTCCCGGCTCTGCACCATCGCGACGGCGGGACACCCCGCGCCCGCGCTGGTCTCCCCCGACGGCAGCGTCGTCTTCCCGGAGCTCCCCATCGGCCCGCCGCTGGGAGCGGGCGGCATGCCGTTCGAGACGGCGCAGGTCCACCTGGAGGAGGGCACCCAGATCGTCCTCTACACGGACGGCCTGATCGAGGAGCGCACCCGCGACTTCGACGTCGGCATGGAACTGCTGCGCGACGCGCTCTCCCACTCCGGCCGGCAGCCCGAGGAGAACTGCCGGGCCGTGCTGGAAGCCCTGCTGCCGGACCGGCCGCAGGACGACGTCGCACTGCTGATCGCCGAGACCCGGGTGCTCGGGTCCGACCGGGTCGCCGAGCGCGAGGTGCCGTCCGACCCGGCCGCCGTGGCCGACGTCCGGGCGTGGATCACCGCGACCCTGGACGCGTGGGACCTGACCGACCTGACCTTCGCCACCGAACTGGTCCTCAGCGAACTGGTCACCAACGCCATCCGCTACGGCTCGGCGCCGGTCCGGGTGCGGCTGCTGCGGGACCGCAGCCTGATCTGCGAGGTGGCCGACGGCAGCAGCACCTCCCCGCACCTGAAGTACGCGGCGACCACGGACGAGGGGGGCCGCGGGCTCTTCCTGGTGGCCCAGCTCACCGAGCACTGGGGCACCCGGTACACCCCGCAGGGCAAGATCATCTGGGCGGAGCAGCCGCTCCCCGCCTCGGCCAGGAACCCGGCCGGGACGGAGGACGGGCTCGCGGCGGCCCGTCCGGAGGCGTCTCCACGGCCCGCGGACCGCGTCGCCTCATGGTGA
- a CDS encoding DUF2182 domain-containing protein: MRTLKRPITNDHPLRPGVLLPARDLAGAWVLIVLIAALAWVLTVGQALDMGIDPGTMGMALPPFLVLWPAMTAAMMLPSVAPVAVTWARGIARQSSGATRALRTTEFTVGYLIAWTAFGLLAYGALALTGDLVDRDPDAGRWIGAAAFALAGLYQLGPLKSVCLLHCRSPMAQLMHYAAYRPRMRDLRVGLHHGAYCVGCCWALMVVLIPLGVMNIAAMAGLAALIFLEKLWYRGPQLARVAGVAFLVLAVLASFQDWLLPGLQTSMTPMLTPM; encoded by the coding sequence ATGCGTACGCTGAAGCGGCCGATCACCAACGACCATCCGTTGCGGCCGGGCGTGCTGCTGCCGGCCCGGGACCTCGCCGGCGCCTGGGTGCTCATCGTCCTGATCGCCGCCCTGGCCTGGGTGCTCACCGTGGGCCAGGCCCTGGACATGGGCATCGACCCCGGCACGATGGGGATGGCGCTGCCGCCGTTCCTCGTGCTGTGGCCGGCCATGACGGCCGCGATGATGCTGCCGTCCGTCGCACCCGTCGCCGTGACCTGGGCCAGGGGGATCGCCCGGCAGTCGAGCGGCGCCACCCGGGCGCTTCGCACCACCGAGTTCACCGTCGGCTACCTGATCGCCTGGACGGCGTTCGGCCTGCTCGCCTACGGCGCGCTCGCGCTCACCGGCGACCTGGTCGACCGGGATCCGGACGCCGGGAGGTGGATCGGCGCGGCCGCCTTCGCGCTGGCCGGGCTGTACCAGCTGGGCCCGCTCAAGAGCGTCTGTCTGCTGCACTGCCGCAGCCCGATGGCCCAGCTGATGCACTACGCCGCGTACCGGCCGCGGATGCGCGACCTGCGGGTGGGGCTGCACCACGGCGCGTACTGCGTGGGCTGCTGCTGGGCACTGATGGTCGTGCTGATCCCGCTGGGCGTCATGAACATCGCGGCGATGGCGGGCCTGGCGGCGCTGATCTTCCTGGAGAAGCTCTGGTACCGGGGGCCGCAGCTCGCCCGGGTGGCCGGGGTCGCCTTCCTGGTGCTGGCCGTGCTGGCGTCCTTCCAGGACTGGCTGCTGCCCGGCCTGCAGACGTCGATGACGCCGATGTTGACCCCGATGTGA
- a CDS encoding MFS transporter, with translation MDTAANPPEHPPADPASATPTASVTATASASASATATASATATDGAALRRMQFAWYINDWAYAAFSATVLTVFLGPYLTSIAKNAADASGDVHPLGLTIRAGSFFPYTVSFSVLVSVAVMLVAGTVADRTGRHKELMCGFAYVGALATMGMFFLGGDRYLLGGGLLVVANIAYAVSVALSYAYLPGLAGPDQRDAVSSKGWAYGYAGGGLLLIANLALFEGHDALGLSSGTAVRICLASAGLWWALFTIVPMLRLPSRAGVAPDRTAAAAGRPTAGSLRELARTLRGMREYPLTLLYLGAFLCYNDGIQTVVSQASLYGSEELGMDQTSLVAAVLLVQIVAIGGALLLGRIAGRYGAKRTVLGSLVAWVFTLALGYFMPAHQPIWFFALACMIGLVLGGSQALSRSLFSHLIPAGKEAEYFSFYKVSDRGTSWMGPLVFGLAYQITGSYRSAIISLLVFFVIGFAVLAKVPVRRAIEAVGNPVPERL, from the coding sequence ATGGACACTGCGGCCAACCCGCCGGAGCACCCCCCGGCCGACCCGGCGAGCGCCACCCCGACCGCGAGCGTCACCGCGACCGCCTCCGCGAGCGCCTCGGCGACCGCGACCGCTTCCGCGACCGCCACCGACGGCGCCGCCCTGCGCCGGATGCAGTTCGCCTGGTACATCAACGACTGGGCGTACGCCGCCTTCTCGGCCACCGTCCTGACGGTGTTCCTCGGGCCCTACCTGACCTCCATCGCCAAGAACGCCGCCGACGCCTCCGGCGACGTGCACCCGCTGGGCCTCACGATCCGCGCGGGGTCGTTCTTCCCGTACACGGTCTCCTTCTCCGTGCTGGTGTCGGTCGCGGTGATGCTGGTGGCCGGCACGGTCGCGGACCGCACCGGGCGGCACAAGGAGCTGATGTGCGGCTTCGCGTACGTCGGCGCCCTCGCCACGATGGGGATGTTCTTCCTCGGCGGCGACCGCTACCTGCTCGGCGGTGGGCTGCTGGTGGTCGCCAACATCGCGTACGCGGTGTCGGTGGCGCTCTCCTACGCCTACCTCCCGGGCCTGGCCGGCCCCGACCAGCGCGACGCGGTCTCCTCCAAGGGCTGGGCGTACGGCTACGCGGGCGGCGGACTGCTGCTGATCGCCAACCTGGCGCTGTTCGAGGGCCACGACGCGCTCGGCCTCTCCTCCGGCACCGCCGTGCGGATCTGCCTGGCCTCGGCCGGCCTGTGGTGGGCGCTGTTCACGATCGTCCCGATGCTGCGGCTGCCCTCCCGGGCCGGGGTGGCGCCCGACCGGACCGCGGCGGCGGCCGGCCGTCCCACCGCCGGCAGCCTGCGCGAACTGGCCCGCACCCTGCGCGGGATGCGCGAGTACCCGCTGACGCTGCTCTACCTGGGCGCCTTCCTCTGCTACAACGACGGCATCCAGACCGTCGTCTCGCAGGCCTCGCTCTACGGCAGCGAGGAACTCGGCATGGACCAGACCTCGCTGGTCGCCGCCGTGCTCCTGGTCCAGATCGTGGCGATCGGCGGCGCGCTGCTGCTCGGGCGGATCGCGGGCCGGTACGGCGCCAAGCGGACCGTGCTCGGCTCGCTGGTGGCCTGGGTGTTCACCCTCGCCCTCGGGTACTTCATGCCCGCCCACCAGCCGATCTGGTTCTTCGCCCTGGCCTGCATGATCGGCCTCGTGCTGGGCGGCAGCCAGGCGCTCTCGCGCTCGCTGTTCTCCCACCTCATCCCGGCGGGCAAGGAGGCCGAGTACTTCAGCTTCTACAAGGTCAGCGACCGCGGCACCAGCTGGATGGGCCCGCTGGTCTTCGGCCTGGCGTACCAGATCACCGGCAGCTACCGCTCGGCGATCATCTCGCTGCTGGTGTTCTTCGTGATCGGGTTCGCGGTGCTGGCGAAGGTCCCCGTCCGCCGCGCCATCGAGGCCGTCGGCAACCCGGTGCCCGAGCGGCTGTGA